A window of Brevinematales bacterium genomic DNA:
TTAGACACACTATCTTCGGTGGAAAACAAAGAGTAGTACATTACAGAAGTGAAGATTTACATGAAATTTTCAGCTATAATCTCTATCCAGGTCCAAGTGCTAAGAAAGGTGTATATTCAGCATTACTAGATATAGGAGAAAAAGAAGAATGGCTTACTTTACATGCATCAAGTGTACTGGTAATAACTCCGTATGGTAACAGAGTTGGATTTCTACACGAAGGGGCAAGTGGTGGAGGTAAAAGTGAAATGAATGAAAACATACATAGAAGTGAAGATGGAACAATACCATTCGCATATCATACTATCACAGGAGAGAGAATAAAACTATCCCTACCGATATCTTGTAAATTAAGACCAATATCAGATGATATGACTATGTCTCATCCATCAATACAAAATAATGATGGAGGATTAGTAATAGTCGATGGAGAAAATGGATGGTTCATAAGAGTAGATCACATAACAAAATATGGCACCGATCCAGACATAGAAAAATTATCAATATACCCTCAAAGACCTTTACTCTTTCTAAACATAGACGCCAAACCATTTTCGACAGCATTACTATGGGAACACATAGAAGATGAACCAGGTAAACCGTGCCCTAACCCCAGATTCGTTGTAGGAAGAGAACTAATAAATGGTATCATAACTAAACCAACCTATATTCATGTCAGAAGCTTTGGTATAAGAACACCACCTTGTACTAAAGATAAACCAACTTACGGGATAGTTGGAACTTTTCATATTTTACCACCTGCGATAGCTTGGATATGGAGGCTTGTCGCTCCGAGAGGGCATGCAAATCCAAGTATAGTAGGACAAGGTATGGGAATAGAGGCAGAAGGAGTAGGATCTTATTGGCCTTTCGCAACTGGCAAGAAAGTCACTCACGCAAATCTATTACTGAAACAGATAATAAACACTCCAAGAGTAAAATATATAATCACCCCAAACCAACATATAGGGGCATGGAAAGTTGGCTTTTTCGCAGAATGGATTACAAGAGAATACCTTGCTAGAAGGGGAGGAGTTAGGTTCTCAAAAGAAGAATTAGTACCTTCAAGAGGAGTATTACTGGGATATTCTTTAAAAGAATTCATATTTGAAGGACAAGAAA
This region includes:
- a CDS encoding DUF4914 family protein, translating into MIDIKDFLSKVEVPEWIEDILTNAKSTKVALTLQDLYDLTTEGMVNGSKKVSYEVDGKGIIDEAVVIKVKNGITVNYIEPYMRRRDPNSMLIGDELPTDKPRFRDVIGYDFSVLRKETFEWLKKQDLATFVFGVGQLDLGIYGIVIAPSNAGFFGLALGTLQRIEDVSKFSVRKKIRIALYVSPPFRHTIFGGKQRVVHYRSEDLHEIFSYNLYPGPSAKKGVYSALLDIGEKEEWLTLHASSVLVITPYGNRVGFLHEGASGGGKSEMNENIHRSEDGTIPFAYHTITGERIKLSLPISCKLRPISDDMTMSHPSIQNNDGGLVIVDGENGWFIRVDHITKYGTDPDIEKLSIYPQRPLLFLNIDAKPFSTALLWEHIEDEPGKPCPNPRFVVGRELINGIITKPTYIHVRSFGIRTPPCTKDKPTYGIVGTFHILPPAIAWIWRLVAPRGHANPSIVGQGMGIEAEGVGSYWPFATGKKVTHANLLLKQIINTPRVKYIITPNQHIGAWKVGFFAEWITREYLARRGGVRFSKEELVPSRGVLLGYSLKEFIFEGQEIDIGFVRTELQHYVGEDAYDEGYKQLYEFFVKETQHYYSSPELDPTGKKILSCLYDKGTLKDFEDILKIDSFIDLDKTG